In Natrinema sp. SYSU A 869, the following proteins share a genomic window:
- a CDS encoding FAD-binding oxidoreductase produces the protein MASNSPDPSKLDPSADPRANYDYASDSVDRPALVGDLEEFVDCEIRADSYSRELYATDASPYETTPIAVAFPESTADVADLLEYCGEREISVLPRGGGTSLAGQTVNRAVVLDFTRHMGEILEIDPEGRAATVQPGTILGTLNEALEPHDLKFSPDPAWGDKSAIGGAIGNNSNGDLEGRIYAEIERILAEDADRIDQAYPDLKRNVSGYNLDRLVAEARGDELPGGEETGEPGTVNIARLLAGSEGTLAVVTESTVSLETVPETKAVSLLCYPGLHEAMRDVVPILEHDPAAVEVLDDVLIDLASDTAEFGPVIETLPEGTNAVLLVEFYAENVDYGKEQISGLLADRVPSATPVGKPADSAPMSDSETFAIEALEAYDDAERAKLWKLRKSGLPILLSRTTDEKHISFIEDTAIPPARLPKFVEGFEEILEKHDTYASFYAHAGPGVLHVRPLVNTKTEIGLEQLHGIADDMTDLVVDLGGSVSGEHGDGRVRTYSSH, from the coding sequence ATGGCAAGCAACTCACCAGATCCGAGCAAACTCGATCCGTCGGCCGACCCGCGCGCCAACTACGACTACGCTAGCGACAGCGTCGATCGTCCCGCACTCGTCGGTGATCTCGAAGAGTTCGTCGACTGCGAGATCCGAGCCGATTCCTACTCCCGCGAGCTGTACGCGACCGACGCGAGTCCCTACGAGACGACGCCGATCGCCGTCGCGTTCCCCGAATCGACGGCGGACGTCGCCGATCTTCTCGAGTACTGTGGTGAACGCGAGATCTCGGTTCTCCCGCGAGGCGGCGGGACGAGTCTCGCCGGACAAACGGTCAACCGGGCCGTCGTACTGGATTTCACGCGGCACATGGGCGAGATCCTTGAGATCGATCCCGAGGGCCGCGCTGCAACAGTCCAGCCCGGAACGATCCTCGGGACGCTGAACGAAGCCCTCGAGCCCCACGACCTCAAGTTCTCCCCTGACCCCGCGTGGGGCGACAAGAGCGCCATCGGCGGCGCGATCGGGAACAACTCCAACGGCGACCTCGAGGGCCGGATTTACGCCGAGATCGAACGGATTCTCGCGGAAGACGCGGATCGCATCGATCAAGCCTATCCCGATCTCAAGCGTAACGTCTCGGGCTACAATCTCGACCGGCTGGTTGCCGAAGCTCGTGGTGACGAGTTGCCGGGCGGTGAGGAAACCGGTGAACCAGGCACCGTCAACATCGCCCGATTGCTGGCCGGCAGCGAAGGGACCCTCGCGGTCGTCACCGAGTCGACCGTCTCACTCGAGACGGTTCCGGAAACGAAGGCTGTCTCCTTGCTCTGTTATCCCGGTCTCCACGAGGCCATGCGAGACGTCGTTCCGATTCTCGAACACGATCCCGCGGCGGTAGAAGTCCTCGACGATGTCTTGATCGATCTGGCGAGCGACACCGCGGAGTTCGGTCCGGTCATCGAAACACTACCCGAGGGAACAAACGCCGTCCTCCTGGTCGAGTTTTACGCCGAGAACGTCGATTACGGTAAAGAACAGATCTCCGGCCTGCTCGCCGACCGTGTGCCGTCGGCGACACCTGTCGGAAAGCCCGCCGATAGTGCACCGATGAGCGATTCCGAGACGTTCGCGATCGAAGCCCTCGAGGCCTACGACGACGCCGAGCGGGCCAAGCTCTGGAAGCTCCGCAAGTCCGGACTGCCGATCCTGCTCTCGCGGACGACCGACGAAAAGCACATCTCCTTCATCGAGGACACCGCGATCCCGCCGGCGCGACTCCCCAAGTTCGTCGAGGGGTTCGAAGAAATCCTCGAGAAACACGACACGTACGCCAGCTTCTACGCCCACGCCGGTCCCGGCGTGCTCCATGTCCGGCCGCTCGTGAATACGAAGACCGAGATCGGACTGGAACAACTCCACGGGATCGCGGACGACATGACGGATCTCGTCGTCGACCTCGGCGGCTCGGTCTCGGGCGAACACGGCGACGGCCGCGTCCGGACCTATAGTAGCCATTAG
- a CDS encoding IS630 family transposase (programmed frameshift), whose protein sequence is MDHLDKISVKELQDALDNVEGKKPTQRLLAAIAYKNGVTQTELAEWYDVQRRTIYSWLKRLDTDESLERAVTDAHRSGRKRKLSEEEQETFEETVHESPEEVGIDAPAWTPALVQQYLDETYDVEYSLPSCRRLLKEAGLSYQKPRRTAAEAEADEQETFHEELKKKRREMDATVVCLDQTKKSVQVEPRAAWFPRGTRPAVELSGQRDWTCLLGAITEDGDRFFSRFEEYVTAAHAKNFILALCNEFQDNLIVVLDGAPYFQASAVTDLAARDDLAFVTLPAYSPELNPVEECWRQLKSALSNRFFDSLSELTTAIDTALDQLSIPKVSNYF, encoded by the exons GTGGATCATCTCGACAAGATCTCTGTCAAGGAATTGCAAGATGCCCTCGACAACGTGGAGGGAAAGAAGCCGACGCAACGACTCTTAGCGGCAATAGCGTACAAAAATGGCGTCACACAGACTGAACTAGCCGAGTGGTACGACGTTCAGCGACGGACAATCTATAGCTGGCTCAAGCGACTCGACACCGACGAGTCGCTTGAGCGTGCCGTAACTGATGCTCATCGATCTGGGAGAAAACGGAAACTCTCAGAAGAAGAGCAAGAGACGTTCGAAGAAACTGTCCATGAATCGCCCGAAGAAGTTGGTATCGACGCGCCGGCATGGACGCCGGCGCTCGTCCAGCAGTATCTCGACGAAACGTACGATGTCGAATACTCACTCCCGAGTTGCCGGCGGTTGCTCAAAGAAGCGGGATTGAGCTATCAAAAACCACGCCGCACAGCCGCTGAAGCTGAGGCTGACGAACAAGAGACGTTCCACGAAGAACTGA AAAAAAAGCGGCGGGAGATGGACGCCACAGTAGTCTGTCTCGATCAAACCAAGAAATCCGTGCAAGTTGAGCCGCGTGCCGCGTGGTTTCCGCGCGGCACGCGGCCGGCCGTCGAATTGTCCGGACAACGTGACTGGACGTGTCTCTTGGGCGCGATCACCGAGGACGGTGATCGCTTTTTCTCTCGATTCGAAGAGTACGTAACCGCCGCACATGCGAAAAATTTCATTCTCGCGTTATGCAACGAATTCCAAGATAACTTGATCGTCGTGTTGGATGGAGCGCCGTATTTCCAGGCGTCGGCCGTCACGGACCTGGCGGCCCGTGACGACCTCGCCTTCGTCACGTTACCAGCGTATTCACCGGAACTCAATCCAGTCGAAGAGTGCTGGAGACAGCTGAAATCAGCTCTTAGCAACCGGTTCTTTGACTCACTTTCTGAGCTCACAACAGCGATCGATACCGCTCTTGATCAACTCTCCATTCCCAAAGTGAGCAATTATTTCTAA
- a CDS encoding helix-turn-helix domain-containing protein, with protein sequence MAGVAFVDPPRQREFLNTAVEHGYFEIPRQVTLEEIAEKMDITKTTASNHLRKVEQQLVEFVLPYINLAVREEE encoded by the coding sequence GTGGCAGGAGTTGCTTTCGTCGATCCCCCCCGACAGCGTGAGTTCCTGAACACGGCCGTCGAACACGGATACTTCGAGATCCCCCGGCAGGTAACGCTCGAAGAGATCGCAGAAAAGATGGATATTACAAAGACGACCGCATCGAATCACTTGCGAAAGGTAGAGCAACAGCTTGTCGAGTTCGTTCTTCCGTATATCAACTTAGCAGTGCGAGAAGAGGAGTGA
- a CDS encoding helix-turn-helix domain-containing protein, with protein MLTAKVCVQYDGDWTAELAKHDVFGEFVASTFRNNRYIGMLAVESRDCDAIHEIIRAHETVETVDLVEQYETSEGRCAATMLLRGRLTEVTPLQALMYDGYLPLGPTQLVNGRECFDLLLNDRSELSEAIDLLSEFGNVTVERITQDFRREIIPSRSEWQELLSSIPPDSVSS; from the coding sequence ATGCTCACGGCGAAGGTATGCGTGCAGTACGACGGTGACTGGACGGCAGAACTCGCGAAGCATGACGTGTTCGGCGAGTTCGTCGCGTCCACGTTCCGGAACAATCGCTATATTGGGATGCTCGCAGTTGAGTCCCGCGACTGCGATGCTATCCACGAAATCATCCGTGCACACGAGACAGTGGAGACCGTTGATCTCGTCGAACAGTACGAGACGAGCGAAGGGCGATGTGCTGCGACGATGTTGCTTCGTGGGCGACTGACCGAAGTCACACCACTGCAGGCACTGATGTACGACGGCTATCTCCCACTCGGCCCAACCCAGTTGGTCAATGGCCGTGAATGCTTTGACCTGCTGTTGAACGACCGGAGCGAACTGTCAGAGGCTATCGACTTGCTCTCGGAGTTCGGCAACGTGACGGTCGAACGGATCACACAGGATTTCAGACGCGAGATTATCCCCAGTCGCTCCGAGTGGCAGGAGTTGCTTTCGTCGATCCCCCCCGACAGCGTGAGTTCCTGA
- a CDS encoding MmgE/PrpD family protein, producing MNTGRAVEFAQSATIADAPDDVEAHVKARVLDTLAAITAGYRQAGVDIVRQYARAHLDGGKTTLLDASGDTVAVEGAALANGVAANALDIDDGHREVKGHPAAVVVPPALAAAENVDASIQEFLNAVFVGYELAVRIGLAIHAVDDIYTGTGSWGALGAAAATARLFAFSPEQMAHALGVAEYHAPRTPIMRGVENPGMTKDGIGWGAYTGVVSAQLAGAGFTGSGTVFDEASVGDTLGEVFHVTKGYLKPYPCCRWAQPGVEAVLTLVSRYDIDPESVESVRIATFEKATHLQTRQPATPEDAQYSYAYPVAAALTRERFTQAEHAESARTDPEILAATERVEFVVDDALDEQFPGECLARVTVETSEETYRSDVTRSRGARDAPLSVDVRLQKARRLISPTFSEAVVERLADTLERESASVTRLLAPWQ from the coding sequence ATGAATACAGGTCGAGCCGTTGAATTCGCGCAGTCGGCGACGATCGCAGACGCGCCGGACGACGTCGAAGCTCACGTGAAAGCGCGCGTGCTCGATACGCTCGCAGCCATCACCGCCGGCTATCGGCAGGCGGGTGTCGATATCGTTCGTCAGTACGCGCGGGCTCATCTCGACGGGGGTAAGACGACGCTGCTTGATGCGTCGGGCGACACAGTGGCTGTTGAAGGGGCGGCACTTGCCAACGGAGTCGCTGCGAACGCACTCGATATCGACGATGGGCACCGCGAGGTCAAAGGCCACCCGGCTGCAGTGGTCGTCCCACCCGCGTTGGCGGCCGCCGAGAACGTCGATGCATCGATACAGGAGTTCCTCAATGCTGTCTTCGTCGGCTACGAACTCGCCGTCCGCATTGGGTTGGCGATTCACGCGGTCGACGACATCTACACGGGCACTGGATCATGGGGCGCACTCGGTGCCGCCGCCGCAACGGCGCGGCTGTTTGCGTTCTCGCCAGAGCAGATGGCACACGCTCTCGGTGTCGCCGAATATCACGCGCCCCGGACACCAATCATGCGCGGTGTCGAGAACCCAGGGATGACGAAAGACGGCATCGGCTGGGGTGCGTACACCGGCGTCGTCTCCGCCCAACTCGCTGGGGCTGGGTTCACGGGATCAGGGACTGTCTTCGATGAGGCATCGGTAGGCGATACGCTGGGTGAGGTGTTCCACGTGACGAAGGGGTATCTCAAACCATACCCGTGCTGTCGGTGGGCACAACCCGGTGTCGAAGCCGTCTTGACGTTGGTCTCTCGATACGACATCGACCCGGAGAGTGTCGAGTCAGTGCGGATCGCAACTTTCGAGAAGGCGACCCATCTGCAGACTCGCCAGCCAGCAACGCCGGAGGACGCCCAGTATTCTTATGCGTATCCGGTCGCCGCTGCGCTCACTCGAGAACGCTTCACACAGGCCGAACACGCCGAATCGGCACGGACAGACCCGGAGATTCTGGCAGCTACCGAGCGGGTTGAGTTCGTCGTCGACGACGCGTTGGACGAGCAGTTCCCAGGTGAGTGTCTTGCTCGCGTGACTGTGGAAACGTCCGAGGAGACGTACCGATCCGACGTGACGCGGAGCCGCGGTGCGCGGGACGCACCACTCTCTGTCGACGTGCGACTGCAGAAGGCACGCCGCCTCATTTCGCCGACATTCTCGGAGGCTGTAGTCGAGCGCCTTGCCGACACTCTTGAGCGTGAATCCGCGTCAGTGACGAGGTTGCTTGCGCCCTGGCAGTGA
- a CDS encoding Rieske (2Fe-2S) protein, protein MEKRFEICSTDELPPGDRTIVELNGHSIGVFNVDGEYYALKNDCPHQRAPLCMGKVTGTTSATDPENVEWKDDGQILRCPWHGWEFDIATGESVFNPHKVRARSFDTAVESADGEPAEESAPDGGCDCGANLEGEQSPVDTYAVDVEDKQIVVYL, encoded by the coding sequence ATGGAGAAACGCTTCGAGATCTGTTCAACTGACGAACTGCCGCCAGGTGACCGCACGATTGTCGAACTGAACGGCCATTCGATCGGCGTGTTCAACGTCGACGGCGAGTACTACGCACTCAAGAACGACTGTCCGCATCAGCGAGCCCCGCTCTGTATGGGAAAGGTGACAGGGACGACGTCGGCGACGGACCCCGAGAACGTAGAGTGGAAAGACGACGGTCAGATCTTGCGCTGTCCGTGGCACGGCTGGGAGTTCGACATCGCGACGGGCGAGTCCGTCTTCAACCCCCACAAGGTTCGCGCACGGTCGTTCGATACTGCTGTGGAATCCGCCGATGGCGAGCCCGCCGAAGAGAGTGCTCCCGATGGTGGCTGTGACTGTGGCGCTAACCTCGAGGGTGAGCAGTCGCCAGTCGACACGTATGCGGTGGATGTCGAAGACAAGCAGATCGTTGTCTACCTCTGA
- a CDS encoding amidohydrolase family protein, with protein MTGRHPEQSTGSQQGAPTLIDCDIHQKWTDPEAVIAYLPDQYKDRGVQSPRILYENVAEFSRRDAVPDDGGPAGSSIEKMKDHHFDEFGVDYAVLTGNSYLNLTALPNRDYAAELAVANNKWVIDNWLVEGGPFVGSLLAAPQKPDRMAEMIRELGDHPRVVQVVMPMASQLPYGHEYYWPMYEAAEEMGLPIAMHPYTEGHGVTQPPTGAGHPNTYFEWHTLLGTYAMGQLVSLVAEGVLAKFPDLSFVVIEGGLSWVPHFLWRMDKNWKALRAQVPYLQKPPSEYVRDQVRFTTQPIEEPANPEHLLQILEMMHAEETVMFASDYPHWDTDSPLYALPPMPDEMEHAVMAGNAQELYGLPNDPTSLPTNGE; from the coding sequence ATGACAGGACGACACCCCGAACAATCGACCGGGTCACAGCAGGGGGCGCCGACGCTCATTGATTGTGATATCCACCAAAAATGGACGGATCCCGAAGCGGTCATCGCCTACCTCCCTGACCAGTACAAAGACCGTGGTGTGCAGTCACCACGTATCCTCTATGAGAACGTCGCGGAATTCTCTCGTCGCGACGCGGTACCGGATGATGGCGGTCCTGCGGGGTCCAGCATCGAGAAGATGAAAGACCACCACTTCGACGAATTCGGCGTCGACTATGCGGTTCTGACGGGGAACTCTTATCTCAACCTCACGGCTCTTCCGAACCGGGACTACGCTGCCGAACTCGCGGTCGCGAACAACAAGTGGGTCATCGACAACTGGCTTGTGGAGGGCGGTCCGTTTGTTGGGTCGCTGCTTGCCGCACCACAGAAACCCGACCGGATGGCCGAGATGATTCGCGAACTTGGCGACCATCCGCGTGTCGTCCAGGTGGTGATGCCGATGGCCTCACAGCTCCCCTACGGTCACGAGTACTACTGGCCGATGTACGAAGCCGCCGAGGAGATGGGGCTGCCCATCGCTATGCATCCCTACACGGAGGGCCACGGTGTGACGCAGCCGCCGACGGGTGCGGGGCATCCAAACACCTACTTCGAGTGGCATACGCTCCTCGGGACATACGCGATGGGACAACTCGTGAGTCTCGTCGCCGAGGGCGTCCTCGCGAAGTTCCCCGATCTCAGCTTTGTCGTTATTGAGGGCGGACTGAGCTGGGTGCCACATTTCCTCTGGCGGATGGATAAAAACTGGAAAGCGCTCCGCGCGCAGGTCCCGTATCTTCAGAAGCCACCGAGTGAATACGTTCGTGACCAAGTGCGTTTCACCACTCAGCCCATCGAAGAGCCGGCTAATCCCGAACATCTCCTCCAAATTCTGGAAATGATGCACGCCGAAGAGACAGTGATGTTTGCCAGTGACTACCCCCACTGGGATACGGACTCACCGCTATACGCGCTCCCACCAATGCCCGATGAGATGGAGCACGCCGTGATGGCAGGCAACGCACAGGAGCTGTACGGACTTCCAAACGACCCGACGAGTCTTCCAACTAACGGAGAGTGA
- a CDS encoding carbon-nitrogen hydrolase family protein translates to MSNARIAACQFEPHIGDVDANLDRIERLTERLPPATVFAVFPELCVTGYDLDSALPAQTAVPGPVTDRIQTIAQKTGVDLLIGLPEAAGDDVYNSLVYVSDHGVKAIYRKQQLWGDEAAPVTAGTEPTVVETPAGRVGMLLCYDLNFPELALEYAKAGCDLLAVSAAWRQSFDHDWRLLCCARALDQTCYIVGSNHSGTQSGRHHAGESLIAGPRGEIITKATDNRPTISAEIDPDAIETARRKNPVQKSRRNEGDSARR, encoded by the coding sequence ATGAGCAACGCACGTATCGCTGCTTGCCAGTTCGAACCACATATCGGTGACGTCGACGCCAATCTCGACCGTATCGAACGGCTCACCGAACGACTACCGCCGGCGACGGTGTTCGCCGTCTTCCCAGAACTCTGTGTCACCGGCTACGACCTCGACAGCGCCCTGCCGGCGCAAACAGCGGTACCCGGGCCCGTGACGGACCGCATACAGACGATTGCCCAGAAGACCGGTGTCGACCTACTGATTGGACTGCCCGAAGCTGCCGGCGACGACGTTTACAACTCGCTCGTGTACGTCTCCGACCACGGTGTCAAGGCAATTTACCGGAAACAACAGCTGTGGGGAGACGAAGCAGCGCCGGTTACGGCCGGAACTGAACCAACGGTCGTCGAGACGCCGGCTGGACGGGTCGGAATGCTGCTCTGTTACGACCTGAACTTCCCTGAGCTCGCGCTCGAGTATGCCAAGGCTGGGTGTGACCTCCTTGCCGTCAGTGCAGCGTGGCGCCAGTCATTTGACCATGATTGGCGACTTCTCTGTTGTGCCCGTGCGCTCGACCAGACCTGCTATATCGTTGGCTCGAACCACTCCGGCACCCAATCCGGACGGCATCACGCAGGCGAGAGCCTGATCGCCGGGCCACGCGGTGAGATCATCACGAAAGCCACGGACAACAGGCCGACGATCTCGGCCGAAATCGACCCTGATGCGATCGAAACTGCTCGTCGCAAGAACCCGGTCCAGAAGTCCCGTCGCAATGAGGGCGACTCGGCTCGGCGGTAG
- a CDS encoding glycine betaine ABC transporter substrate-binding protein, with translation MGGGLAVTATSGVTAGCLTLASEFRNDSIKVGSKRFTEQEVLGYLAYEALAANTDLNIGDQVGLGGTTTNFRAVDSSEIQLYWEYTGTAWQTLPPKHEEVISDPKELYEMIKQEFETEHDLTFLQRAPLDNTYVLMANPEWAKQTGVKSLSGLASHLTDTDTQLTVALNAEFQDRADGWPGLIEHYGFADNTQLEIKNIDSGLLYQVVGEGEADIGVGFNTDPRILQFDLQVLEDDKQFFPSYHAVPMVRVSTLESNPSIREPLNATSKNLTTDQIRKLNKRVALDRVNPQTVAKEYLRETGVL, from the coding sequence ATGGGAGGTGGGCTCGCCGTCACAGCGACTAGCGGGGTGACAGCCGGGTGTCTCACCCTCGCGTCAGAGTTCCGGAATGATTCGATCAAGGTTGGTTCGAAGCGGTTCACTGAGCAAGAAGTTCTCGGCTATCTCGCGTACGAGGCACTCGCTGCGAACACTGATCTCAATATCGGCGATCAGGTCGGTCTTGGCGGCACCACGACGAACTTTCGGGCAGTAGACTCCAGTGAGATCCAGTTGTACTGGGAATATACCGGGACGGCTTGGCAAACCCTTCCACCGAAACACGAGGAGGTCATTTCCGACCCCAAGGAGCTCTACGAGATGATAAAACAGGAGTTTGAAACGGAACACGATCTCACGTTCTTGCAACGGGCACCGCTCGACAACACCTACGTTCTCATGGCGAATCCCGAGTGGGCGAAACAGACCGGTGTGAAGTCGCTATCGGGACTCGCGTCGCATCTTACCGACACGGACACGCAGCTTACAGTCGCGTTGAACGCAGAGTTCCAAGATCGGGCAGATGGCTGGCCGGGGCTCATCGAGCACTATGGGTTTGCCGACAACACGCAACTGGAGATCAAGAACATTGACTCCGGACTCTTATACCAAGTCGTCGGTGAGGGGGAAGCCGATATCGGTGTTGGATTCAACACCGACCCGCGCATCCTGCAGTTCGACTTACAGGTGCTCGAGGACGATAAGCAGTTCTTCCCGAGCTATCACGCGGTGCCTATGGTACGCGTGTCGACGCTCGAGTCCAATCCATCGATTCGCGAACCACTGAACGCGACGAGCAAGAACCTCACCACTGACCAGATTCGAAAGCTCAACAAGCGGGTCGCGCTCGACAGGGTAAATCCACAGACGGTAGCCAAGGAGTATCTACGCGAGACGGGGGTGCTGTAA
- a CDS encoding ABC transporter permease — MSALVDSLPLFADGYIEYFLNNKTLLWELLVNHIIVVIDSVWLALVFGVPLGVLATYNDRLGKGILWSASMLMTVPSIALFGLLIPLVGIGEIPVIIALVLYAQLPIIRNTYLGLTQVDQATIEAGRGMGMTKTQRLWRLQLPQAIPVIMAGVRNAVVILVGIAAIGAFIGANNLGDPIFNGISEAYPAAIVVSTILVSLLALAFDYTFRVLEQVFRLRNGEDVELTIGTRLIQRSIHD; from the coding sequence ATGTCCGCTCTCGTCGATTCGCTACCGCTGTTCGCGGATGGGTACATCGAGTACTTCCTCAACAATAAGACACTCCTGTGGGAGCTGCTTGTCAATCACATCATTGTCGTCATTGACTCGGTATGGCTCGCACTCGTCTTCGGTGTCCCGCTCGGCGTGCTCGCCACCTATAACGACCGCCTTGGAAAGGGCATCCTCTGGAGTGCAAGTATGCTGATGACGGTTCCGAGTATCGCCCTCTTCGGGCTGTTGATTCCGCTCGTCGGGATTGGAGAAATTCCAGTTATCATTGCACTTGTACTCTACGCCCAGTTGCCCATCATCAGAAATACCTACTTGGGTCTCACGCAGGTTGACCAGGCGACTATCGAGGCCGGGCGTGGAATGGGGATGACGAAGACACAGCGGCTCTGGCGACTCCAACTCCCCCAGGCGATTCCAGTTATCATGGCGGGCGTGCGCAACGCCGTCGTCATCCTTGTCGGCATCGCGGCCATCGGAGCGTTCATCGGAGCGAATAACCTCGGTGACCCCATCTTCAACGGCATCAGCGAGGCCTATCCAGCGGCCATCGTTGTCTCGACGATTCTGGTGTCGCTGCTTGCGCTGGCCTTCGACTACACCTTTCGCGTCCTCGAACAGGTGTTCAGACTCCGGAACGGCGAAGACGTCGAACTGACGATTGGAACACGGCTCATCCAGAGGTCAATACATGACTGA
- a CDS encoding ATP-binding cassette domain-containing protein, giving the protein MTETNPRDTTETSDTMIEFDSVTKIYSDQTVAIEDISFEVERGTTTVFVGPSGCGKTTSMTLVNRMQDSTEGTVYYDGTDVQDLDKVDLRREIGYVIQEIGLFEHMTVSENIATVPELKGWAQSRIDDRVDELLELMDLPPATYRDQYPTALSGGQQQRVGVARALAADPDVLLMDEPFGALDPLTREELQNEFLEIQERIDTTILFVTHDINEALKMGDKIAIFDVGELVQYGSPQEILHNPANTFVKEFIGADRTLKELQITPVRDVMSEQEPTAEQTAPPSVTDTEGESTAALADGTGYQYIAPTDTVDIALSRMIEVDTQSLPVVKDDDVVGVITESAIRAHQSNGGV; this is encoded by the coding sequence ATGACTGAGACGAACCCGAGAGACACGACAGAAACATCGGACACGATGATCGAATTCGATAGCGTCACCAAGATCTACTCGGACCAGACCGTCGCTATCGAAGATATCAGCTTCGAGGTCGAACGGGGGACGACAACGGTCTTCGTCGGTCCCTCCGGCTGTGGCAAGACTACGTCGATGACGCTCGTCAACCGAATGCAAGATTCAACGGAGGGGACGGTCTACTACGACGGCACTGACGTGCAGGACCTCGACAAGGTCGACCTCCGCAGAGAGATTGGCTACGTAATTCAGGAGATCGGTCTCTTCGAGCATATGACGGTCAGCGAAAACATCGCAACGGTCCCCGAACTCAAGGGCTGGGCCCAGTCGCGTATCGACGACCGCGTCGACGAACTGCTCGAGTTGATGGACCTCCCACCGGCGACTTATCGCGACCAGTATCCCACCGCTCTCTCCGGCGGCCAACAACAGCGAGTCGGGGTCGCTCGCGCACTCGCTGCGGATCCCGATGTCCTCTTGATGGACGAACCGTTCGGTGCGCTGGACCCCCTCACCCGTGAGGAACTGCAAAACGAATTCCTCGAGATCCAAGAACGAATTGACACAACGATCCTCTTTGTCACACATGACATCAATGAGGCGTTGAAAATGGGTGATAAGATTGCGATCTTCGATGTCGGTGAGCTCGTGCAGTACGGCTCGCCACAGGAAATCCTTCATAACCCGGCCAACACCTTCGTGAAGGAGTTCATCGGTGCCGACCGAACACTCAAAGAACTTCAGATCACCCCCGTCCGAGATGTCATGTCGGAGCAGGAACCTACGGCCGAGCAGACAGCGCCCCCATCTGTCACCGACACCGAAGGCGAGTCGACTGCGGCGCTCGCTGATGGAACCGGGTACCAGTACATCGCCCCGACTGATACGGTCGACATCGCACTCTCGCGGATGATCGAAGTCGACACACAATCGCTCCCGGTCGTCAAAGACGACGATGTCGTGGGCGTCATCACGGAATCAGCGATTCGCGCGCATCAATCGAACGGAGGCGTGTGA
- a CDS encoding ABC transporter permease: MGLIAELAAAYTYLVTNFDEFLKLLAEHLTLVLVSVALAIVVAVPMGILATRNERARAIVMSFGNVSQTIPTLAIIALVFPLLGLGFLPALVGLFTYALLPILTNTVAGLENVDESSVEAARGMGMTENQILRRIKLPLAVPVIFAGIRTSAVLNVGTAYLAFFIGGGGLGVWVITGISLFDTSQLLAGAIPGSLLAIGLDSLFAHVEGRLSGENEAEQSPAAG, translated from the coding sequence ATGGGATTGATTGCCGAACTCGCAGCAGCGTACACCTACCTCGTGACGAACTTTGACGAGTTCCTCAAACTCTTAGCGGAGCATCTCACGCTCGTCCTCGTGTCGGTCGCGTTAGCGATCGTCGTCGCCGTCCCGATGGGTATCCTCGCGACACGAAACGAGCGCGCGCGAGCTATCGTCATGAGTTTCGGAAACGTCTCGCAGACGATACCAACACTCGCGATCATTGCGTTGGTCTTCCCCCTGCTCGGTCTGGGCTTCCTCCCTGCACTGGTCGGGCTGTTTACCTATGCACTTCTGCCCATCTTGACCAATACCGTCGCCGGCCTCGAAAACGTCGATGAGAGTTCTGTTGAGGCAGCACGTGGAATGGGAATGACGGAGAATCAGATCCTGCGGAGGATCAAACTCCCGCTGGCTGTCCCCGTTATCTTCGCCGGCATCCGGACGAGTGCCGTCCTTAACGTGGGTACTGCTTATCTCGCGTTCTTCATCGGTGGCGGCGGCCTCGGTGTTTGGGTCATTACCGGCATCTCACTGTTCGATACCTCTCAACTGCTCGCAGGTGCGATTCCTGGATCGCTACTGGCGATTGGCCTCGACTCGCTGTTTGCACACGTCGAAGGACGGCTCAGCGGTGAGAACGAGGCTGAACAGTCGCCGGCGGCTGGATGA